A stretch of Gloeocapsopsis sp. IPPAS B-1203 DNA encodes these proteins:
- a CDS encoding heme A synthase, whose protein sequence is MTESVLHQQTITSGEQSQPKERIRRLVWKIAIATLILMAIGSATRVMNAGLACPDWPLCYGELVPAKQMNFQVFLEWFHRLDAAMVGLGAIVLASLSWWNRRMLPQWLPWAATFALGLVVFQGVLGGLTVTELLRFDIVTAHLGTALLFFVTLLVIGTALVPYQGTGTAGNLPWIGLIAASLVYLQSLMGALVASRWALHQCFAGNALCNVMYSHIAGVVPPTLAIVTVVFFAWRTPALHPALRQLANMAGGLLVLQMLLGIATFRLHLQVEPLTVAHQVVGAVLLGTLVAFTVLGLRDRTTAIIAIPTTEPSI, encoded by the coding sequence ATGACCGAATCCGTCCTGCATCAACAAACTATAACGAGTGGCGAACAATCGCAGCCAAAAGAACGAATCCGGCGGCTCGTATGGAAAATTGCGATCGCTACCTTGATTTTGATGGCAATCGGTAGTGCCACTCGCGTGATGAATGCTGGGCTGGCTTGCCCAGACTGGCCTTTGTGTTATGGTGAGCTTGTCCCAGCAAAGCAAATGAATTTTCAAGTATTCCTCGAATGGTTTCATCGTTTAGACGCAGCTATGGTAGGGTTGGGAGCGATCGTATTGGCGAGCTTGTCTTGGTGGAACCGTCGAATGTTACCGCAGTGGTTGCCTTGGGCGGCAACTTTTGCGCTTGGCTTAGTTGTCTTTCAAGGTGTTTTAGGTGGCTTGACTGTCACAGAACTTTTACGTTTTGATATTGTGACTGCTCACTTGGGCACAGCCCTGCTGTTTTTTGTGACACTACTTGTCATTGGCACAGCATTAGTACCCTATCAAGGAACTGGTACAGCAGGTAATCTTCCTTGGATAGGTTTGATTGCAGCTAGTCTTGTTTATTTACAAAGCCTGATGGGTGCCTTAGTAGCTTCTCGCTGGGCACTGCATCAGTGTTTTGCGGGTAATGCTCTGTGTAACGTAATGTATAGTCACATCGCTGGCGTCGTTCCACCAACTTTGGCAATTGTTACCGTTGTCTTTTTTGCTTGGCGGACTCCTGCATTACATCCAGCGTTACGACAACTCGCAAATATGGCAGGTGGGCTGCTGGTTCTCCAAATGTTGTTGGGTATAGCAACATTCCGCTTGCACCTACAAGTAGAGCCACTCACAGTAGCACACCAAGTAGTCGGTGCAGTTTTACTGGGAACGCTAGTTGCTTTTACCGTATTGGGATTACGCGATCGCACAACAGCTATTATCGCAATTCCTACAACTGAACCATCAATTTGA
- a CDS encoding ATP-binding cassette domain-containing protein — protein sequence MAPAVLIENLKKRYGSTEAVQDVSFQVEPGEIFGILGPNGAGKTTTLRILCTLATPDAGNIAVSGISVVDNPREARKKLGYVAQEVALDKILTGRELLQLQAALYHLPKAVAKERIKNVISLLGLEEWADKRTGTYSGGIRKRLDLAAGLLHAPDVLVLDEPTVGLDIESRFIVWNFLRQIRAAGTTVLITSHYLEEIDALADRVAIIDRGKVIAVGTPSELKDRVGGDRITLRIREFSPEEEAEKAKNLLENLPFVQEVIINSAQGNSLNLVVTPQNDALTAVQRSLNSVGLPVFGIAQSRPSLDDVYLAATGKTLMDAELAAVGSRDLKAERKQNMR from the coding sequence ATGGCTCCTGCTGTTTTAATAGAGAATTTAAAGAAACGCTACGGCTCAACGGAAGCTGTTCAAGACGTCTCCTTTCAAGTCGAACCAGGAGAAATATTTGGCATTCTAGGTCCAAATGGAGCCGGAAAGACAACAACACTGAGAATTTTGTGTACTTTGGCAACACCAGATGCGGGAAATATTGCTGTTTCTGGTATCTCAGTAGTTGACAACCCTAGAGAAGCTAGAAAAAAACTCGGCTATGTAGCTCAAGAAGTTGCACTTGACAAGATTCTTACAGGGCGCGAATTATTACAGCTGCAAGCAGCACTGTATCACCTTCCCAAAGCAGTCGCTAAAGAAAGAATTAAGAATGTCATTAGTTTACTAGGCTTGGAAGAATGGGCAGACAAGCGCACGGGAACATATTCTGGCGGAATTCGCAAGCGCCTCGATCTCGCTGCTGGTTTACTTCATGCACCAGATGTTCTCGTTTTAGATGAACCGACGGTAGGACTTGACATTGAAAGTCGATTCATTGTCTGGAATTTCTTGCGTCAAATTCGAGCAGCAGGGACAACCGTCCTCATAACAAGTCATTATTTAGAAGAAATAGATGCTCTGGCAGATCGCGTTGCCATTATTGATCGCGGTAAAGTTATCGCCGTAGGAACTCCATCAGAATTAAAAGATCGCGTGGGTGGCGATCGCATTACCTTACGCATTCGCGAGTTTTCTCCAGAAGAAGAAGCAGAAAAAGCAAAAAACTTATTGGAGAACTTACCCTTTGTTCAAGAGGTGATTATCAATAGCGCTCAAGGTAATTCACTCAATTTGGTTGTCACTCCCCAAAATGATGCCCTAACTGCTGTTCAGCGATCGCTGAACTCAGTGGGTTTACCCGTTTTTGGGATCGCTCAGTCGCGCCCTAGCCTAGATGACGTTTACCTAGCTGCGACGGGAAAAACACTCATGGATGCAGAACTAGCTGCAGTGGGAAGCCGCGATCTCAAGGCGGAACGCAAACAAAATATGCGATAA
- a CDS encoding heme o synthase: MIETSVSRHHQNFFQVIQSYYQLTKPRIIPLLLITTAASMWIASDGKVDPVLLVATLSGGTFAAGAAQTINCIYDRDIDYDMERTRHRPLPSGRVQSRDALIFAIALATISFTLLTVFANLLSALLAMSGIVFYVGIYTHLLKRHTTQNIVIGGAAGAIPALVGWAACTGALSVPAWVLFGIVFLWTPPHFWALALMIRDDYAKVGVPMLPVVAGNTATTWQIWWYTLILIPTTLLLVYPLHVSGLFYAIVALLLGSIFIKKAWALLRDPSNQQQARSLFLYSILYMMLLCAGMMIDSLPITHQVTTAVMALVTK; this comes from the coding sequence ATGATTGAGACGAGTGTCTCACGCCATCATCAAAACTTTTTTCAAGTTATTCAAAGCTACTACCAACTGACAAAGCCAAGGATCATTCCACTTTTATTAATCACAACTGCTGCGAGTATGTGGATCGCTTCTGATGGTAAAGTCGATCCAGTTTTACTTGTAGCAACTTTGAGTGGCGGTACTTTTGCGGCTGGTGCAGCACAAACAATCAACTGTATTTACGATCGCGACATCGATTATGATATGGAACGCACTCGCCACCGTCCACTCCCCTCAGGACGAGTGCAATCGCGCGATGCACTGATTTTTGCGATCGCACTTGCTACTATATCTTTTACTTTACTTACAGTATTTGCTAACCTGCTCAGTGCACTCTTAGCCATGTCTGGCATTGTGTTCTATGTTGGTATCTATACTCACCTACTCAAACGCCATACAACACAAAATATTGTTATTGGTGGTGCTGCTGGAGCTATTCCAGCCCTTGTTGGCTGGGCAGCTTGTACTGGTGCGTTAAGTGTACCAGCTTGGGTACTCTTCGGGATCGTATTTTTGTGGACACCGCCACACTTTTGGGCATTGGCACTGATGATCCGAGATGATTATGCCAAAGTAGGAGTCCCTATGTTACCTGTTGTTGCCGGAAATACAGCAACGACTTGGCAGATTTGGTGGTATACCTTAATTTTGATTCCCACAACACTGCTACTTGTTTATCCGCTGCATGTTTCAGGGCTGTTCTATGCCATTGTTGCCTTGCTTTTAGGAAGCATCTTTATTAAGAAAGCTTGGGCATTGTTGCGCGATCCCAGCAATCAACAACAAGCGCGATCGCTCTTCCTCTACTCAATTCTTTATATGATGCTATTGTGTGCTGGCATGATGATTGATAGCTTACCAATTACACATCAAGTTACTACCGCAGTGATGGCTTTGGTTACAAAATAG
- a CDS encoding Fe2+-dependent dioxygenase has protein sequence MILCIDAVLTLDELEQITTKLKVAEFVDGKLTAGWHTKEVKNNTQLKGDSIITQELRPIVHQALQRNRLFQAAIRPKVIRPVLFSYYEPGMYYGYHVDNALMGIPPMRSDVSLTLFLSSPDTYEGGELVIETSLGEQTFKLAAGSAIAYPSSTLHRVEPVTTGIRLAAITWIQSLIRDSNEREILFDLDTTKQVMFEKYGKTPEFDLICKTHANLLRKWVDI, from the coding sequence ATGATTTTATGCATCGATGCAGTTCTCACTTTAGATGAACTTGAACAAATCACGACAAAACTTAAAGTTGCTGAGTTTGTTGATGGTAAACTAACAGCAGGATGGCACACTAAAGAAGTAAAAAATAATACTCAGCTTAAAGGAGATTCCATAATAACACAGGAATTGCGTCCGATTGTGCATCAAGCACTGCAACGCAATCGGCTGTTTCAAGCTGCCATACGACCAAAAGTAATACGTCCAGTACTATTTAGTTACTACGAGCCAGGAATGTACTATGGCTATCACGTAGATAATGCATTGATGGGAATACCGCCAATGCGCTCAGATGTATCGTTAACACTATTTCTGAGTTCTCCTGATACTTATGAAGGTGGTGAACTTGTTATTGAAACTTCGTTAGGCGAACAGACATTTAAACTGGCTGCTGGCTCGGCGATCGCTTATCCTTCTTCAACGTTACATCGTGTTGAACCTGTAACAACTGGAATTCGACTTGCGGCTATTACTTGGATACAAAGCTTGATCCGCGATTCAAACGAGCGAGAAATTCTCTTTGACTTGGATACTACCAAACAAGTGATGTTTGAGAAATATGGTAAAACACCAGAATTTGACCTCATTTGCAAAACTCATGCTAACTTGCTCCGTAAATGGGTTGATATTTAG
- a CDS encoding SMC family ATPase, whose amino-acid sequence MIPVQLTLKNFLSYRDVTLDFSGLHIACICGSNGAGKSSLLEAMTWAVWGQSRAAAEDDIIHTGAKEVQVDFIFTSNQQQYRVIRTRHRGQSSSLEFQIATPNGFRALTERGVRATQQLILEHIKLDYDTFINSAYLRQGRADEFMLKRPTERKEILAELLKLNQYDDLEERAKDLSRSLKGKAEELERTLAGMQNQLQQKDAIASDRAQLEAQHNQLQQQQAFDTIQLQSLQVVQHQRQTWEQQLGFLQQQYQNLTQDSDRLAEERRAINEQLSAIEEVLSHTDEIHAGYAKYESLQADEESLSAKFQEHSRTTLQLQHLQQQLTQQVNEVRSALQHAEAQFAALQQQEQEIQHTLQKSAEVETGLAQLATARNRLVQLDQLQLQVTPLLQYRTTIQTQLERVQARLQARLEELQTSEHQLTHQQQRQPQLQQAVMDVAVQLDQLEKKRVYLERVREKGQERRHFMERLQAHQRDYEKQMGELEQKLQMLQNPDATCPLCDRPLTEHHWQKVVEKTQSEQQEIQQQFWVIREQMAVSDREIQVLRQEYREISQELAGYDALREQRGQLAAQLEATDDVQRRLQQIVTEKQQLERSLTQNDYALDKQAELQQIEQQLQQLNYNEKDHALARSEIERWRWAEIRQGQLKDAQKRLSQILQRQPQIQAQIEQLNQKIVEQQTYSECARQIAELEERIKIINYAPEQHNATRGALRKAQTWQVRYQQLKNAQEQYPQLQARSQDLKEAIQSRSAERQVLIAQMESLTQQLEQTPLPTVAIQALEEQLALRRRQLDDQLSHLGQLQQQFNQLEELQAQYQHGQQQLQATKQQQRVYQELAQAFGKNGIQALMIENVLPQLEAETNQLLARLSANQLHVQFVTQKAGRSGTRKKATKMIDTLDILIADARGTRPYETYSGGEAFRINFAIRLALAKLLAQRAGAALQLLIIDEGFGTQDQEGCDRLIAAINAIANDFACILTVTHMPYFKEAFQARIEVAKTQNGSRLSLAI is encoded by the coding sequence ATGATTCCAGTTCAACTAACACTGAAAAATTTCTTGAGCTACCGCGATGTCACCCTTGACTTTTCGGGGCTGCATATTGCTTGCATTTGTGGTTCTAATGGTGCAGGCAAATCTTCCTTACTTGAAGCAATGACTTGGGCAGTATGGGGACAAAGTCGTGCTGCTGCTGAAGACGATATCATCCATACAGGAGCTAAAGAAGTTCAAGTAGATTTTATTTTTACAAGTAACCAACAGCAATATCGCGTGATTCGGACTCGCCATCGCGGGCAAAGTAGTTCGTTAGAGTTTCAAATTGCAACGCCGAATGGCTTTCGGGCTTTGACAGAACGAGGTGTTAGAGCAACACAGCAATTAATTCTGGAACATATCAAGCTTGATTACGATACTTTTATTAATTCAGCGTATCTTCGTCAAGGGCGTGCAGATGAATTTATGCTCAAACGTCCGACTGAGCGTAAAGAAATTTTAGCTGAGTTACTGAAACTCAATCAGTATGACGATTTAGAAGAAAGAGCAAAAGATTTATCGCGATCGCTAAAAGGCAAAGCAGAAGAACTTGAACGGACTTTAGCAGGAATGCAAAATCAGTTGCAACAAAAAGATGCGATCGCATCAGATCGCGCACAATTAGAAGCACAACACAATCAACTGCAACAACAGCAAGCTTTTGATACAATTCAACTGCAAAGTTTACAAGTCGTTCAACACCAACGCCAAACCTGGGAACAACAGCTAGGATTTCTGCAACAGCAGTATCAAAATTTGACACAAGACAGCGATCGCTTAGCAGAAGAACGTCGTGCTATCAATGAACAATTATCAGCAATTGAGGAAGTTCTCAGTCACACTGATGAGATTCATGCAGGCTACGCTAAGTACGAAAGCTTGCAAGCAGATGAAGAAAGCCTTTCAGCTAAATTCCAAGAACATTCTCGCACTACTTTGCAACTCCAGCACTTGCAGCAGCAACTCACGCAGCAAGTTAATGAAGTTCGCTCTGCATTGCAACACGCCGAAGCACAATTTGCAGCTTTACAACAGCAAGAACAAGAAATTCAGCACACGTTACAGAAATCTGCTGAAGTTGAAACAGGGTTAGCACAACTTGCCACCGCCCGCAATCGATTAGTACAGTTGGATCAGTTGCAACTCCAAGTCACACCACTATTACAATACCGCACCACAATTCAAACACAACTCGAAAGGGTACAAGCGCGACTTCAGGCGCGACTCGAAGAACTACAAACTTCCGAACATCAACTTACCCATCAACAGCAACGCCAACCGCAATTGCAGCAAGCGGTGATGGATGTGGCGGTACAACTCGATCAACTAGAGAAAAAGCGCGTTTACCTGGAAAGAGTCCGCGAAAAAGGACAAGAACGGCGTCATTTTATGGAACGCCTACAAGCGCATCAGCGCGATTATGAAAAGCAGATGGGCGAACTAGAGCAAAAACTGCAAATGCTGCAAAATCCTGATGCAACTTGTCCACTGTGCGATCGCCCTTTAACTGAACACCATTGGCAAAAAGTTGTCGAAAAAACCCAAAGCGAACAACAGGAGATTCAACAACAATTCTGGGTTATCCGCGAACAAATGGCAGTGTCTGATCGTGAAATTCAGGTATTGCGTCAAGAATATCGCGAAATTTCGCAAGAACTTGCAGGCTACGATGCTTTGAGAGAACAACGCGGACAACTCGCCGCCCAACTTGAAGCAACAGACGACGTACAACGCCGCTTGCAGCAGATTGTAACTGAAAAACAACAACTAGAGCGATCGCTAACGCAAAATGACTATGCGTTGGATAAACAAGCAGAATTGCAGCAAATCGAGCAACAATTACAACAGTTAAACTACAACGAGAAAGACCATGCTTTAGCCCGCAGTGAAATAGAACGGTGGCGGTGGGCAGAAATTCGCCAGGGACAATTAAAAGATGCTCAAAAACGACTGTCACAAATTTTACAACGTCAACCTCAAATTCAAGCCCAAATTGAGCAATTAAATCAAAAAATTGTCGAGCAGCAAACTTATTCTGAATGTGCCAGACAAATTGCTGAGTTAGAAGAACGCATCAAGATCATTAACTACGCACCCGAACAACACAACGCCACTAGAGGAGCATTACGTAAGGCTCAAACGTGGCAAGTTCGCTATCAACAACTGAAAAATGCTCAAGAGCAGTATCCGCAATTGCAAGCGCGATCGCAAGATCTCAAAGAAGCAATTCAATCTCGATCAGCTGAACGTCAAGTTTTAATTGCCCAAATGGAATCCTTGACTCAGCAACTTGAACAAACGCCTTTACCTACAGTTGCAATTCAAGCTTTAGAAGAGCAACTAGCGCTACGCAGACGACAGCTTGACGATCAACTCAGTCATTTAGGACAACTTCAACAACAATTCAATCAACTTGAAGAATTACAAGCACAATATCAACACGGACAACAACAACTGCAAGCGACAAAACAACAGCAGCGCGTTTATCAAGAACTAGCACAAGCCTTCGGGAAAAATGGCATTCAAGCATTGATGATTGAAAATGTCTTACCGCAACTCGAAGCTGAAACTAATCAACTTTTGGCACGGTTAAGCGCAAATCAACTTCACGTCCAATTTGTGACTCAAAAAGCTGGACGAAGTGGCACGAGGAAAAAAGCAACTAAAATGATCGATACGCTTGATATTCTTATTGCCGATGCACGCGGTACAAGACCATATGAGACTTACTCAGGAGGAGAAGCGTTTCGGATTAACTTTGCAATTCGCCTTGCATTAGCGAAACTTCTCGCCCAACGAGCAGGTGCAGCGCTACAATTACTCATTATTGATGAAGGCTTTGGTACTCAAGATCAAGAAGGGTGCGATCGCTTAATTGCGGCAATCAATGCGATCGCCAATGATTTTGCCTGTATTCTCACAGTGACGCATATGCCTTACTTTAAAGAAGCTTTTCAAGCTCGAATTGAAGTTGCTAAAACCCAAAATGGATCTCGCCTAAGTTTAGCAATTTAA
- a CDS encoding peroxiredoxin has protein sequence MTLAVGTDAPTFTAKDTNGNTVSLSDFAGKTVVLYFYPKDDTPGCTKQACSFRDAQPDYQNKDIVVLGVSKDDEASHQQFTQKYNLNFPLLADTDGSIIKAYDVDGGGYAKRVTYVIDPQGKIAHIDSAVNTTTHASDVLTALGL, from the coding sequence ATGACCTTAGCAGTTGGTACTGATGCTCCTACTTTTACCGCCAAAGATACAAATGGCAACACTGTCTCGCTATCTGACTTTGCAGGTAAAACGGTTGTTTTGTACTTCTATCCTAAAGACGACACCCCTGGATGTACTAAACAAGCTTGTAGCTTTCGCGATGCCCAACCCGATTATCAAAACAAGGATATTGTTGTTTTGGGTGTAAGCAAAGATGACGAAGCTTCCCACCAGCAATTTACGCAGAAGTATAATTTGAATTTTCCGTTATTGGCAGATACGGACGGATCAATTATCAAGGCTTATGATGTAGACGGTGGCGGTTATGCTAAGCGCGTCACTTATGTCATTGATCCTCAGGGTAAAATCGCTCATATAGATAGTGCAGTGAATACGACAACTCACGCGAGCGATGTTCTCACAGCATTGGGACTTTAA
- a CDS encoding DMT family transporter yields the protein MILLYLGIVPTALAYLLYFSGIRHTTATIASIATLLEPLTATILAWWFFGEQIGAIGLLGAAMLVIASGLLYLENIR from the coding sequence TTGATTTTACTTTATTTGGGAATTGTACCCACTGCCCTAGCTTACTTACTCTACTTCAGCGGAATTCGCCATACAACAGCAACCATTGCTAGTATTGCTACTCTACTTGAACCATTAACCGCAACTATACTCGCTTGGTGGTTTTTTGGCGAGCAAATCGGTGCAATTGGGTTACTGGGTGCAGCAATGTTAGTGATTGCAAGTGGACTACTGTATTTAGAAAATATCCGATGA
- a CDS encoding ABC transporter permease: MSGTVTPPKSEINWQQIASPQLNTDATPNFLSEIVQETLALTRRLFIQLQRRPSTLVAGIIQPVMWLILFGALFQNAPQGLFGTSQSYAQFLGAGIIVFTAFAGALNAGLPVMFDREFGFLNRLLVAPLASRFSIVLASAIFIITQSLLQAAVIVTAAAFLGAGLPDVAGLSVITLVVFLLALGVTALSLGLAFALPGHIELIAVIFVTNLPLLFASTALAPLSFMPKWLQVVATLNPLSYAIEPIRYLYTHSNWNFSSVVMQAPWGTITFGGALLVLLGFSLVALLSIQPLLRKSLA; this comes from the coding sequence ATGAGTGGTACTGTTACACCTCCTAAATCGGAAATTAATTGGCAGCAAATAGCATCACCGCAACTTAATACAGATGCTACTCCCAATTTTTTAAGTGAAATAGTTCAAGAAACACTTGCTTTAACTCGCCGGCTGTTTATTCAGTTGCAACGACGCCCCTCAACGTTAGTTGCTGGAATTATTCAGCCAGTCATGTGGTTGATTCTCTTTGGTGCCCTATTTCAAAATGCTCCTCAAGGATTGTTTGGTACAAGCCAAAGTTATGCACAGTTTCTTGGTGCGGGCATTATTGTTTTTACTGCTTTTGCTGGCGCACTCAATGCTGGATTACCAGTGATGTTTGACCGCGAGTTTGGCTTTTTAAATCGTTTACTTGTGGCACCATTAGCCTCTCGATTTTCAATTGTTTTAGCTTCCGCAATCTTTATTATTACGCAAAGTTTACTGCAAGCTGCTGTTATTGTTACGGCAGCAGCCTTTCTGGGCGCTGGACTACCTGATGTAGCAGGGTTGAGTGTAATTACACTTGTAGTCTTTTTACTTGCTTTAGGTGTGACAGCTTTAAGTTTAGGTTTAGCTTTTGCTTTACCTGGTCATATTGAATTAATTGCTGTCATTTTTGTAACGAACTTGCCATTGTTATTTGCCAGTACTGCCCTAGCGCCTCTATCATTCATGCCAAAATGGCTACAAGTCGTAGCAACGTTGAATCCTCTGAGTTATGCAATTGAACCAATTCGCTATCTTTACACTCATAGCAATTGGAACTTCAGCAGTGTCGTTATGCAAGCACCTTGGGGAACAATTACTTTTGGTGGAGCGTTGCTAGTATTACTTGGCTTCAGCCTTGTTGCTTTACTTAGTATTCAACCACTATTGCGCAAGTCACTTGCGTAA